Proteins encoded together in one Dechloromonas sp. HYN0024 window:
- a CDS encoding flagellar hook-length control protein FliK, whose product MIPPDVASSLRLVMPDLQSVTNAQAQPVATAQRIADVLSNLVPGQRIMAEIQAMMPNGTYRALVSQRDITLALPFSAKPGDVLELEVTESDGKLTLAFVANRSAGNNAAPPQESVSTSLSNAGKVIGNLLTPLEGEGKQAPPAPLNRSQPLVETMPKNAADLAPVLKQALTQSGMFYEAHQARWVTGQLPTAALLQQPQGKLSPAPQNAPAFVNRSASFPLASPVASPPDAIAASPLPGNLVAPAASAISATLSSPAMPATPAATPGTTADLETPGTQLPDKSSGLNMAVPVNQKYGETLTQGLPDRNGAPHGAVATNIPAAASENPVPRELVALVQQQLNGLATQNFVWQGQVWPGQPMWWEISGDPESRPSPDGEPDSQWLTRLKLDLPALGGIDVALRLGAGGAVSISVSAEMPASEAKLRDGAQALREQLTAAGLNLTQICVDHGQAG is encoded by the coding sequence ATGATCCCGCCGGACGTCGCCAGCAGTCTGCGTCTGGTCATGCCGGACCTGCAATCGGTCACCAACGCTCAGGCGCAACCCGTTGCCACAGCCCAGCGCATTGCCGATGTCCTGAGCAATCTCGTCCCCGGCCAGCGCATCATGGCCGAAATTCAGGCGATGATGCCGAATGGCACCTACCGCGCCTTGGTCTCCCAGCGCGACATAACGCTCGCCCTGCCGTTTTCGGCCAAACCCGGCGATGTCCTCGAACTTGAAGTCACCGAGAGCGACGGCAAGCTGACCCTGGCCTTCGTGGCCAATCGCTCAGCCGGCAACAACGCGGCCCCGCCGCAGGAATCGGTAAGCACCTCGCTGAGCAACGCCGGCAAGGTCATCGGCAATTTATTGACGCCCCTCGAAGGCGAAGGCAAGCAGGCCCCGCCAGCCCCACTGAATCGTAGCCAGCCACTGGTCGAGACGATGCCAAAAAACGCCGCCGATCTCGCCCCGGTATTAAAGCAGGCACTCACGCAGAGCGGCATGTTCTACGAAGCCCACCAGGCGCGCTGGGTCACTGGACAATTGCCGACGGCGGCATTGCTGCAACAGCCACAGGGAAAACTCTCGCCAGCACCGCAAAATGCCCCGGCTTTCGTCAATCGCAGCGCCAGCTTTCCGCTTGCCTCACCGGTCGCCAGCCCGCCTGATGCTATCGCGGCCAGCCCCCTGCCGGGTAATCTCGTGGCCCCGGCAGCGTCGGCGATTTCAGCCACCCTGTCATCACCGGCGATGCCCGCGACACCAGCTGCCACGCCAGGCACCACGGCTGATCTCGAGACACCCGGCACGCAGTTGCCGGATAAGTCATCCGGCCTCAACATGGCCGTGCCAGTCAATCAAAAATACGGCGAAACACTTACGCAGGGATTGCCCGACCGAAACGGCGCCCCCCATGGCGCAGTGGCGACAAACATTCCGGCCGCGGCCAGCGAAAATCCGGTTCCCCGCGAACTGGTGGCGCTCGTCCAGCAACAGCTCAATGGTCTGGCGACGCAGAATTTTGTCTGGCAAGGCCAGGTCTGGCCAGGACAGCCGATGTGGTGGGAAATTTCCGGCGATCCTGAATCCCGACCCTCACCGGATGGCGAACCCGATAGCCAGTGGCTGACCCGCCTCAAACTCGACCTACCCGCACTCGGCGGCATCGATGTCGCGCTGCGCCTGGGGGCAGGCGGCGCTGTCAGCATTTCAGTCAGCGCAGAAATGCCAGCCAGTGAGGCCAAGTTGCGAGACGGTGCCCAGGCGCTACGCGAGCAACTGACAGCCGCCGGACTGAACCTGACCCAAATCTGCGTCGATCATGGCCAAGCCGGGTAG
- the fliS gene encoding flagellar export chaperone FliS, protein MFSNPIASYQQISIESDIRGADPHRLIVLLFDGAESAMQQALVLLAANDYKGKSDALMKAIDIILSGLSASLDTEQGGDLAQNLKALYEYMVSRLVYANVHKDAAAIREVQGLLGEIASAWREIGTPGRQNPEQQP, encoded by the coding sequence ATGTTTTCAAACCCCATCGCCTCCTATCAACAAATCAGTATCGAATCCGATATCCGTGGTGCCGACCCGCATCGCCTGATTGTGCTGCTGTTCGATGGTGCTGAAAGTGCGATGCAGCAAGCCCTGGTGCTTTTGGCTGCCAACGATTACAAGGGAAAATCCGACGCCCTGATGAAAGCCATCGACATCATCCTGAGCGGCCTCTCGGCCAGCTTGGATACCGAGCAGGGTGGCGATCTGGCACAGAATCTCAAGGCGCTTTACGAATACATGGTGTCGCGTCTGGTGTATGCCAATGTCCACAAGGATGCAGCGGCCATTCGCGAAGTTCAGGGTTTGCTTGGCGAGATAGCCTCCGCCTGGCGTGAAATCGGCACCCCCGGGAGGCAGAATCCTGAACAGCAACCCTAG
- the fliD gene encoding flagellar filament capping protein FliD, whose amino-acid sequence MATTSSLGIGTGVDLQSMLSSIITAERAPIRALDTKISAANSQISLYGTLKSKLDALNSAADTLQFPSKLSALSATSSDTTVLGASASYTAAVGSYGLEVTQLASAQKSFTTAYAAGTTFSAGDLTFTVAGVAATPISISAGATLENVSSAINAAQIGVTATVITDSTGKQRMVMTGDKSGTGKGFSLVSTVAASGGQDSLATFDTATAGLNRKDALDAKIKIDGIEVNSSTNTFSNIAGLTLTAVKLGTSNVTVQNDSTKITAAAQAFVDSYNAVVTLIKNNSNYDATTKTAQAFNGDGTVRSLLNTLSSARTTVPTELSSATLKTLSSIGVSVQTNGQLKLDTAALSSAISTSATDVVKVLNAYGKSYSTAVTGILSGNGSVASRISGLNTTVNRYKDSQATLELRVSLVEKRYRAQFTALDKMVSSMQTTSSYLSQQIAQLQK is encoded by the coding sequence ATGGCAACCACCAGCTCTCTGGGCATAGGCACCGGCGTGGATTTGCAATCCATGCTAAGCAGCATCATTACTGCCGAGCGAGCCCCCATCAGGGCGCTGGATACCAAGATCTCGGCGGCCAATAGCCAAATTTCCCTCTACGGCACACTAAAGTCCAAGCTTGATGCGCTAAATTCAGCCGCCGATACGCTACAGTTTCCTTCCAAACTTTCGGCCCTGAGCGCAACATCCAGCGACACGACAGTACTCGGCGCAAGTGCTTCATACACCGCAGCAGTCGGCAGTTATGGCCTGGAAGTGACGCAACTGGCTAGCGCGCAAAAAAGTTTCACCACCGCATATGCTGCAGGCACTACTTTCTCCGCTGGCGATCTAACTTTCACAGTTGCCGGAGTCGCTGCCACGCCCATTAGCATCAGCGCAGGGGCGACGTTAGAAAACGTGAGCTCCGCCATCAACGCCGCACAAATCGGCGTGACAGCAACCGTAATTACCGACTCAACGGGCAAGCAACGTATGGTAATGACCGGTGACAAATCGGGCACTGGCAAAGGGTTTTCGTTAGTTTCAACAGTCGCCGCATCGGGCGGACAAGACTCACTGGCAACCTTCGACACAGCTACGGCTGGATTGAATCGCAAGGACGCACTGGATGCCAAGATCAAGATCGACGGCATCGAAGTCAACTCAAGCACCAATACATTTTCGAACATCGCTGGACTGACCTTGACCGCTGTGAAATTGGGGACATCAAACGTCACCGTGCAAAATGACAGCACCAAGATTACTGCAGCGGCGCAAGCTTTTGTCGATAGCTATAACGCGGTGGTTACGCTGATAAAAAACAATAGCAACTACGACGCGACCACCAAAACCGCCCAAGCCTTCAATGGCGACGGCACGGTTCGTTCGCTGCTCAACACATTGAGTAGCGCCAGAACAACTGTTCCAACAGAACTTAGCAGCGCCACCTTGAAAACGCTTTCATCAATCGGTGTCAGCGTCCAGACAAATGGGCAGCTAAAACTCGATACCGCCGCACTAAGTTCAGCAATCAGCACATCAGCCACCGATGTCGTCAAAGTGCTCAATGCCTATGGCAAATCGTACAGTACGGCTGTAACAGGCATACTGAGCGGCAACGGTTCTGTGGCAAGTCGAATCAGTGGCCTCAACACTACTGTTAATCGTTACAAGGACAGTCAAGCCACATTGGAACTCCGGGTCAGCCTAGTCGAGAAGCGCTACCGTGCTCAATTTACTGCGCTCGATAAGATGGTTAGCTCCATGCAAACCACAAGTAGCTACCTCAGTCAGCAAATCGCGCAACTCCAGAAATGA
- a CDS encoding flagellar protein FlaG — MTTDLISNVNSPPRAPLPEAAAIATRQPAVVSSKAAEPVKPPQAAEKTPDKLEVKQAVEKIAEFVSSRQSELSFSIDDTSGSQIVKITDIQTKQVIRQFPSEEAVAIARALDKLQGLLIRDKA; from the coding sequence ATGACCACCGATCTGATTAGTAACGTAAATTCACCACCACGCGCGCCCCTGCCAGAGGCCGCCGCTATCGCGACACGCCAGCCAGCCGTTGTAAGTAGCAAGGCCGCCGAACCGGTCAAGCCCCCTCAGGCGGCCGAGAAAACGCCAGACAAGCTTGAAGTCAAACAAGCCGTAGAAAAAATTGCCGAGTTCGTTTCCTCGAGACAATCGGAACTCAGCTTTTCGATTGACGACACTTCGGGCTCCCAAATTGTTAAGATCACGGATATCCAGACCAAGCAGGTCATCCGACAGTTCCCATCAGAAGAAGCGGTGGCAATTGCCCGTGCCCTGGACAAACTGCAAGGTCTTTTGATCAGAGACAAGGCATAA
- a CDS encoding flagellin — translation MSQINTNNYSLNAQKNLAKNSLGLASALERLSSGLRVNSAKDDASGLASGVKIDAAARITNVKIRKLGDDISSAQIADGALAVVGDIMARIIELNAVGVASATSAERALLSAQAATVQTDASNAIAEFGGTAGATIAVTGAEAASSDLAALTTERIKQGSIINNSQFAIQAKQASYENQRAAQSRIMDADFAQETSNLSRFQILQQAGTAMVAQANAIPQNVLTLLR, via the coding sequence ATGTCACAAATCAACACCAACAACTACTCGCTCAACGCCCAAAAGAATCTGGCCAAGAACTCTCTCGGCCTTGCTTCGGCCCTTGAACGTCTCTCCTCCGGTCTGCGCGTCAACTCCGCCAAGGACGACGCCTCGGGTCTCGCCTCTGGCGTCAAGATCGATGCAGCCGCCCGTATTACGAATGTCAAAATCCGCAAACTGGGTGACGACATCTCTTCCGCCCAGATTGCCGATGGCGCCCTTGCAGTAGTCGGCGACATCATGGCGCGTATCATTGAATTGAACGCCGTTGGTGTAGCGTCGGCAACCTCGGCCGAACGTGCCCTGCTCTCAGCTCAAGCCGCAACGGTTCAAACAGATGCCTCCAACGCTATCGCTGAATTCGGTGGTACTGCAGGTGCGACTATCGCTGTAACCGGTGCCGAAGCCGCATCGAGTGACCTCGCGGCACTCACTACAGAGCGGATCAAGCAAGGTTCGATCATCAACAACTCGCAGTTTGCCATCCAGGCGAAGCAAGCCTCCTACGAAAACCAACGGGCCGCCCAAAGCCGTATCATGGATGCCGACTTTGCTCAGGAAACCTCGAATCTCTCGCGCTTCCAGATTCTCCAGCAAGCAGGTACGGCGATGGTTGCCCAAGCCAACGCAATCCCGCAAAACGTGCTGACTCTGTTGCGTTAA
- a CDS encoding glycosyltransferase, whose product MKNPKISVIICSIEAIKYARICENYKCLFADVPYEIIGIHDARSLAEGYNRGITQSSGDILIFSHDDILILDENFAEKIIDRLSRFDLLGFAGASKIISGQWIDVANRYLHGVIAHALPKSKSLDLNVFGAQEWPTIPGIKVIDGLLMVATRQVAADIRFDASIFDGFHLYDLDFSFSAYLAGFKLGICCDIPLIHESGGNFDRKQREYAQRFVSKYATHLDPPECSRPSTVSLSHASSCEDTEALLYLWNKDTLKRISTTILSTAAFQQNPPEHAIRTSNLLQPIESTPENFLHVPPANSAALAAESLGAFSQIARPNQISTDWGASSTTSLISQKYQYWLSQRELIETDITFLESSIPDHISPLNEQKFHFFIRLPAGLESKLADTLDSLGLQVNENWHLDVVSTLPGPAGLEDVPNVGWQTIPCSDDFKHAVDRLAEVSPCNWIIEIPAGAKLDILYLWRLAKEASLFPEAAALFVDDDCIDGAGNRHTPRFKPGTNPAHLQGMDLAGPLCVRKEAWIKSGGCGVYGGSPWFSQLLRLAAAFGWPSIKHIPDQLITYPDSFPSDTNACLLTLIEHQKNQGLAAELVHATAQSWNTRGLFDQPPPVTIAILSQGQLELLSRCFESIEKITRYPEFTIQIVTDEGENDPDLDQWIKDAEAQSKFCKVRRVNNKSTPNHAARCNAAIAAAENDLVLLVREEIVIVQDNWLEELVHTFIQADIAAAFPQHHNPGDAKVLATDNTLGLKNTNESTICGIAKLGESGYLDSLKLAQDASSLPSTCFLIRKKDYLDAGGMDETALGDHLADCDLGLKLRQRNLRLIRQPRASIVYGGETSAYDTMLRLTSAIAKIDANKSFRQRWGKVGMVDLYWNPNLSLADAAPTLETEYRPQWQYVPADTPRILAHPIYNAQGDFRIRSPLRAARKAGLATECVWPQKLGVKPRYHTQAEIARLAPSTVIVQNYIHNMALESLDEWRSAPTCPFVVYALDDLISDMDKNNPFRENIPPNARARLKYALARCDRLVVSTEFLAETYRHLIPDIRVVPNRLEQDIWRPLDSLKRTGKKPRVGWAGGSTHQGDLMLLKEIIEQTRDEADWIFFGMCPDEIRPLLAEYHDLVPFSEYPKFLALLNLDIAVAPLAQIPFNQGKSNLRLLEYGSLGLPVVCTDIDPYRNSPACRVVNTSQAWIDALRARIHDAEAREREGKVMRDWVHANYLLENHVEDWLHAHLPAPQEKNA is encoded by the coding sequence ATGAAAAATCCGAAAATATCCGTCATTATCTGCAGCATAGAAGCCATCAAATATGCTCGCATTTGCGAGAACTACAAATGCCTATTTGCCGATGTGCCCTACGAAATCATCGGTATTCATGACGCGCGTTCGCTGGCCGAAGGATACAACCGTGGAATAACGCAATCTAGCGGAGATATATTGATATTCTCCCACGATGACATACTCATACTGGATGAAAATTTTGCGGAAAAGATCATCGATCGCCTATCCAGATTTGATCTATTGGGTTTTGCCGGCGCAAGCAAAATCATAAGTGGTCAATGGATAGATGTCGCCAATCGATATCTTCATGGCGTTATTGCGCACGCGTTGCCTAAATCAAAATCATTGGACCTCAACGTATTTGGTGCCCAAGAATGGCCCACCATCCCTGGCATAAAAGTTATTGATGGACTACTTATGGTCGCTACGCGTCAAGTAGCCGCCGATATTAGGTTCGATGCCTCCATCTTTGATGGCTTTCACCTTTATGACCTAGATTTCAGCTTTTCGGCCTATTTGGCAGGTTTCAAGCTGGGCATTTGCTGCGACATTCCCCTTATCCATGAGTCCGGTGGCAACTTTGACAGGAAGCAGCGCGAGTACGCCCAGCGCTTTGTTAGCAAATATGCAACACACCTTGACCCTCCCGAGTGCAGCCGACCCAGCACCGTCTCATTGAGCCACGCCTCCAGTTGCGAAGACACTGAAGCGCTCCTTTACCTCTGGAATAAAGACACCCTGAAACGAATCAGTACGACAATCCTGAGCACAGCTGCCTTTCAGCAGAATCCGCCTGAGCATGCCATCCGTACTTCCAATTTGCTCCAGCCGATTGAAAGTACGCCTGAAAATTTCTTGCATGTCCCCCCCGCAAACTCCGCTGCACTTGCGGCCGAGTCTCTCGGCGCCTTTTCACAAATCGCCAGGCCCAATCAAATCAGCACAGACTGGGGAGCCTCAAGTACCACAAGCCTTATCAGCCAGAAATATCAATACTGGCTTTCGCAGCGCGAACTCATTGAGACCGACATAACGTTTCTTGAAAGTAGTATTCCGGATCACATTAGTCCGCTCAACGAGCAAAAATTTCATTTCTTTATCCGCCTGCCAGCTGGTTTAGAGAGCAAACTCGCCGATACGCTTGACAGCCTCGGCCTCCAAGTCAATGAAAACTGGCACCTTGACGTGGTAAGTACCTTGCCCGGCCCTGCGGGACTAGAAGATGTGCCCAATGTCGGCTGGCAGACAATCCCCTGCTCCGATGATTTCAAGCATGCTGTCGATCGCCTTGCCGAGGTCAGTCCATGCAATTGGATTATCGAAATTCCGGCCGGGGCCAAGCTGGACATCTTGTACCTGTGGCGACTGGCCAAAGAGGCCTCCCTCTTTCCCGAAGCAGCCGCGCTTTTTGTCGACGACGATTGCATTGATGGCGCAGGCAACCGACACACACCGCGCTTCAAGCCAGGAACCAACCCAGCCCATTTACAAGGAATGGACCTGGCCGGGCCGCTTTGTGTTCGCAAGGAAGCCTGGATCAAGAGTGGCGGATGCGGGGTATATGGTGGCAGCCCTTGGTTTAGCCAGCTGTTACGCCTTGCTGCCGCATTCGGCTGGCCCAGCATCAAACACATTCCCGACCAGCTCATCACGTATCCAGACAGTTTCCCCAGCGACACCAACGCCTGCCTACTGACCTTGATTGAGCACCAGAAGAATCAAGGTTTAGCAGCCGAACTGGTACACGCCACGGCACAAAGCTGGAACACCCGAGGACTATTCGATCAGCCACCTCCGGTGACGATAGCCATCCTCTCGCAAGGACAACTCGAACTACTATCACGCTGCTTCGAAAGCATCGAGAAGATCACGCGCTATCCGGAATTCACGATACAGATCGTGACCGACGAAGGGGAAAATGATCCTGATCTTGATCAATGGATCAAAGATGCCGAGGCACAATCAAAATTCTGCAAAGTACGGAGGGTGAATAACAAATCCACCCCCAACCATGCCGCTCGCTGCAACGCAGCAATCGCCGCAGCCGAAAACGATCTGGTTCTCCTCGTCCGAGAGGAGATCGTCATCGTGCAGGACAACTGGCTTGAAGAACTCGTTCATACCTTCATCCAAGCCGATATCGCTGCGGCTTTCCCGCAGCATCACAACCCTGGCGATGCCAAAGTTCTCGCTACAGACAATACCCTTGGTTTAAAAAACACCAACGAGTCAACAATATGTGGCATTGCCAAGCTCGGTGAAAGCGGCTACCTCGATAGCCTTAAACTGGCACAGGATGCCAGTTCCCTGCCGTCGACTTGTTTCCTGATCCGCAAAAAGGACTATCTAGACGCAGGGGGCATGGATGAAACCGCCCTTGGCGATCATCTCGCCGATTGCGACCTTGGTCTCAAGCTACGCCAACGCAACCTGCGCCTGATTCGTCAGCCACGGGCAAGCATTGTCTATGGTGGAGAAACCTCAGCCTACGACACCATGCTCCGATTGACGTCTGCTATCGCCAAAATCGATGCCAACAAGTCCTTCCGCCAACGCTGGGGAAAGGTAGGTATGGTCGACCTTTATTGGAATCCGAATCTGTCGCTCGCCGACGCTGCCCCTACCCTGGAAACTGAATATCGACCACAGTGGCAATATGTTCCAGCCGATACCCCGCGCATACTGGCGCATCCTATCTATAACGCACAAGGGGACTTCCGGATCAGGTCACCCCTGAGGGCGGCGCGCAAGGCCGGACTAGCAACCGAATGTGTGTGGCCCCAGAAGCTGGGGGTTAAGCCGAGGTATCACACGCAGGCTGAAATTGCCCGATTGGCGCCCAGCACAGTCATTGTTCAAAACTACATTCACAATATGGCGCTTGAATCGCTTGACGAATGGCGTTCGGCCCCAACATGCCCTTTCGTCGTCTATGCCCTTGATGATCTTATCAGCGATATGGACAAGAACAATCCCTTCCGGGAGAACATTCCACCGAATGCGCGCGCCCGCCTGAAATATGCCCTGGCACGATGTGACCGACTGGTCGTCTCCACAGAGTTTTTGGCGGAAACCTATCGCCATCTGATCCCCGATATACGGGTTGTACCCAACCGGCTGGAACAAGATATTTGGCGCCCGCTCGACAGTCTCAAACGCACAGGGAAAAAGCCGCGGGTCGGATGGGCTGGAGGTTCAACACACCAAGGTGATTTAATGCTGTTGAAGGAAATCATCGAACAGACTCGGGATGAAGCAGACTGGATATTTTTTGGCATGTGCCCGGATGAAATCCGGCCTCTCCTCGCTGAATACCACGACCTTGTTCCGTTTAGCGAATATCCAAAGTTTCTGGCCTTGCTCAATCTCGATATCGCAGTCGCCCCCCTGGCTCAAATCCCCTTCAATCAGGGCAAAAGCAATTTGCGCCTGCTCGAATACGGCAGCCTCGGTCTTCCAGTCGTCTGCACGGACATTGACCCGTACAGGAATAGTCCGGCCTGCCGCGTCGTCAATACGTCTCAAGCATGGATCGATGCCCTGCGCGCACGAATTCACGATGCCGAGGCGCGCGAACGGGAGGGCAAAGTCATGCGCGACTGGGTTCATGCCAATTACCTGCTCGAAAACCATGTGGAAGACTGGCTGCACGCCCACCTCCCCGCGCCGCAAGAAAAAAATGCGTGA
- a CDS encoding bifunctional 2-polyprenyl-6-hydroxyphenol methylase/3-demethylubiquinol 3-O-methyltransferase UbiG, protein MHQTPIHNAHNPDLLRLIPSHSRKVIEIGCSSGALAQAFKNNANCDWFGIDIDPSYAEVASKHCDHAVAMDIETADSKFYQEQADRDCWVFGDTLEHLKDPWKILGAIREVLPTNGSVVACIPNAQHWSIIAKLSTGEFRYEDSGLMDKTHLRWFTKKTIIDLFASTGFKIVAGLPRVYDEPGRDRVLPMIGEIARLCGADASIAINDAMALQYVVRAEPA, encoded by the coding sequence ATGCACCAGACCCCTATACACAATGCACACAACCCTGACCTTTTACGACTGATCCCCAGCCATTCCCGGAAGGTTATCGAGATCGGATGCAGTTCAGGGGCTCTGGCGCAGGCGTTCAAGAATAATGCTAATTGTGACTGGTTCGGCATTGATATTGACCCAAGCTACGCAGAGGTCGCTAGCAAGCATTGCGACCATGCGGTGGCAATGGATATCGAAACTGCTGACAGCAAGTTCTACCAAGAACAAGCCGATCGGGACTGCTGGGTTTTTGGCGACACGCTAGAGCATCTGAAAGATCCGTGGAAGATACTGGGGGCAATTCGAGAGGTTTTGCCAACAAATGGCAGCGTTGTCGCTTGCATTCCCAATGCACAGCATTGGTCGATCATCGCAAAGCTGTCGACCGGCGAATTCCGTTACGAAGATAGTGGCTTAATGGACAAGACCCACTTACGGTGGTTTACCAAAAAAACCATCATCGATTTATTCGCCTCCACTGGCTTTAAAATTGTCGCGGGATTACCCAGAGTTTATGACGAACCAGGCCGGGACAGAGTACTTCCGATGATTGGTGAAATAGCTCGCTTATGCGGCGCCGATGCCAGCATCGCGATCAACGATGCTATGGCGCTTCAGTATGTCGTTCGGGCAGAACCCGCCTGA
- a CDS encoding GGDEF domain-containing protein has protein sequence MNKLTNPFEIARETLRLLAVRRIPPSPENYQTLYHEIAGTKHVANTFPESELRSLAAALPKTSPDQLRLARQLEDAVKAGNWDDYKKHLGDFVAGLAEAQKLAWSEVISDLLRLWDAKHPGLTSARKRESLEHVLASSGANPETLFNRMQNLLRSWGQGKEPDATVPVDIAAPQPTASPASSSAATTAASTDLLPELRELFAFTLETAMATQLVESPQLSADAKVLAQDIRTAGSPAQLQEFLTRLKRFAFKLELLAEDQSELRHSLLGLLRLLVGNITDLVLDDHWLHGQIDVVREIIDKPLSQRALDDAERRLKEVLYKQSQLKASLSEAREAIKHMLAGFVDQLADFADATSDYHDKIESCAEKISSANDISELETVLGEVMRETKTIQISAQRSRDELRTTQKKVQESEARITELERELETTSDLVRHDQLTGVLNRRGLEEIFAKEASRATRHDTSLCVALIDIDNFKKLNDSMGHDTGDQALIHLATICRETLRPQDTVARYGGEEFIILLPDTPLDDAVSALTRLQRELTKKFFLHANDKVLITFSAGVTQMTAEDTQATVIKRADDGMYKAKQTGKNRVVSE, from the coding sequence ATGAACAAGCTGACCAATCCCTTCGAGATCGCCCGCGAGACGTTGCGCCTACTGGCGGTTCGCCGTATTCCGCCATCGCCCGAGAATTACCAGACCCTCTACCACGAGATCGCCGGGACCAAGCACGTTGCAAACACCTTCCCCGAATCGGAGTTGCGCTCACTGGCCGCAGCCTTGCCCAAGACCTCGCCAGACCAGCTACGCCTGGCCAGGCAACTGGAAGACGCGGTCAAGGCAGGCAACTGGGACGATTACAAAAAACATCTGGGCGACTTCGTTGCTGGTCTCGCCGAAGCACAAAAACTGGCCTGGTCCGAGGTTATCAGTGACCTGCTCCGACTGTGGGATGCAAAACACCCGGGCCTGACATCGGCCCGCAAGCGGGAGTCCCTTGAGCACGTCCTGGCAAGCAGCGGCGCCAACCCGGAAACCCTCTTCAACCGGATGCAGAATCTCCTGCGCTCCTGGGGCCAGGGCAAGGAACCAGATGCCACCGTACCGGTCGACATCGCTGCACCTCAACCGACTGCCAGCCCAGCCTCATCTTCGGCTGCCACTACCGCTGCCAGCACCGATCTGTTACCCGAATTACGTGAGCTGTTTGCCTTTACGCTTGAAACAGCGATGGCCACCCAACTGGTTGAAAGCCCTCAATTGTCGGCCGACGCCAAGGTACTGGCTCAGGATATCCGCACAGCAGGAAGCCCGGCCCAGTTGCAGGAATTTCTCACCCGACTGAAGCGCTTTGCCTTCAAGCTCGAACTGCTGGCCGAAGACCAGTCAGAACTCCGCCACAGCCTGCTTGGCCTGCTTCGCCTGCTGGTCGGCAACATCACCGACCTCGTGCTGGACGACCATTGGCTGCACGGTCAGATCGACGTGGTCCGCGAAATCATCGACAAACCCTTGTCACAGCGCGCCCTCGACGATGCCGAACGGCGCCTCAAGGAAGTCCTCTACAAACAAAGTCAGCTCAAAGCCAGCCTGTCGGAAGCCCGCGAAGCCATCAAACACATGCTGGCCGGCTTCGTCGACCAGCTGGCCGACTTTGCCGATGCGACTTCCGACTATCACGACAAGATTGAAAGCTGCGCCGAAAAGATTAGTTCGGCCAATGACATCTCCGAACTGGAAACCGTCCTCGGCGAAGTCATGCGTGAAACCAAGACTATTCAGATCAGCGCCCAGCGCTCCCGCGACGAACTGCGCACGACCCAGAAAAAGGTTCAGGAATCCGAAGCCCGCATCACCGAGCTTGAGCGCGAACTCGAGACCACCAGCGACCTGGTCCGCCACGACCAGTTGACCGGCGTTCTCAACCGCCGCGGCCTTGAAGAAATTTTTGCCAAGGAAGCATCCCGGGCAACACGCCACGACACCTCGCTGTGCGTCGCATTGATCGACATCGACAACTTCAAGAAGCTCAACGACTCGATGGGTCACGATACCGGCGACCAGGCCCTCATTCACCTCGCCACCATCTGCCGGGAAACCCTCCGCCCGCAGGACACAGTCGCCCGTTATGGCGGCGAGGAGTTCATCATCCTGCTCCCCGACACCCCGCTCGACGATGCCGTCAGCGCCCTCACCCGCCTGCAGCGCGAACTGACCAAGAAGTTTTTCCTGCACGCCAACGACAAGGTGTTGATTACCTTTAGCGCAGGGGTCACCCAAATGACTGCCGAGGACACCCAGGCAACGGTGATCAAGCGGGCCGATGACGGCATGTACAAGGCCAAGCAGACGGGCAAGAACAGGGTGGTCAGCGAATAG
- a CDS encoding DUF2789 domain-containing protein → MNASLHTMGNLFAQLGLPDQPAAIECFIASHRPLGKGVALYRAAFWTASQRAFLKEEIIEDADWSGVIDELNGRLS, encoded by the coding sequence ATGAATGCCAGTTTGCATACAATGGGCAATCTATTTGCCCAGCTTGGCTTGCCCGACCAGCCGGCGGCCATCGAGTGTTTTATCGCCAGCCATCGCCCCTTGGGCAAGGGGGTGGCGCTATACCGAGCTGCCTTCTGGACTGCCTCGCAGCGTGCATTTCTCAAGGAAGAAATTATTGAGGATGCGGATTGGTCGGGCGTTATCGACGAGTTGAATGGGCGTTTGTCGTAA